A genomic segment from Stenotrophomonas maltophilia encodes:
- a CDS encoding glycosyltransferase family 39 protein encodes MQGEQRARTIFLWLWTLITAAKLVVAARLPLFVDEAFYWQEGQHLAAAYSDLPGLTAWLARLGVEIGGHHVLALRLPFLAIGALLPLLVVRIATRWFGNVAGWQAGSLTLLMPLSATLGLLAVPDVPMALAAVICLHAGARLLHSVDASSAMKLALGLLIGALSHYRFIGVIGVGFIALLALPQGRRMLADPRVWVALAVGVLAWLPLLAWNADNHDAGLKFQVVERHPWTFEWEGLWFLVIQPMLVTPILCIAMWKVALAGTRSGGGARVQWRYFGLVGGVSTLGIFLLGFFTDVERISFHWPLPGYLALLVAVPVVLNGWPRWLRRTGWWLAAAGTVLAFGYYLMASTPALREQMAGSKYYPRNFAGWQPLAVAVRDELRQMPPGTRVLAGNFKVGAELGFQLGNGDIEVLPHPLNDKHGRTAQLAQWGLLHEGPRSAPMLLVLSPSDQRYRDLLARYHAICEQVGPLPAPRVVSSDHGFQRFLLFRLPVQRAQGSCVTPAMAWLDAPSNGETVSGTLAIKGWAFKDGVGLARIEVLVDGRPIGDARYGRVFDIRQAWPDSTDPQHPAVGFDASLDTTTLAPGRHWLGLRLHGRDGSVEAWQEQPFEVR; translated from the coding sequence ATGCAAGGCGAACAGCGCGCGCGGACAATTTTTCTCTGGTTGTGGACGCTGATCACAGCGGCCAAGCTGGTGGTGGCCGCGCGCCTGCCGCTGTTCGTCGATGAGGCGTTCTATTGGCAGGAAGGCCAGCACCTGGCCGCTGCCTATTCCGACCTGCCGGGGCTGACGGCGTGGCTTGCACGCCTGGGCGTGGAGATCGGTGGCCATCACGTACTCGCATTGCGCCTGCCGTTCCTGGCCATCGGTGCGCTGCTGCCGTTGCTGGTGGTGCGCATCGCCACACGCTGGTTCGGCAACGTGGCCGGTTGGCAGGCGGGCAGCCTGACCCTGCTGATGCCACTGTCGGCCACGCTGGGCCTGCTGGCGGTGCCGGATGTGCCGATGGCACTGGCCGCGGTGATCTGCCTGCATGCAGGCGCACGCCTGCTGCACAGCGTGGATGCGTCGTCGGCGATGAAGCTGGCGCTGGGCCTGCTGATCGGTGCGCTCAGCCACTACCGTTTCATCGGTGTCATCGGTGTCGGTTTCATTGCGCTGCTGGCGTTGCCGCAGGGTCGCCGCATGCTGGCCGACCCGCGCGTATGGGTGGCGCTGGCGGTGGGTGTATTGGCCTGGCTGCCGTTGCTGGCGTGGAATGCAGACAACCATGATGCCGGCCTGAAGTTCCAGGTGGTCGAGCGCCACCCGTGGACGTTCGAGTGGGAGGGGCTGTGGTTCCTGGTGATCCAGCCGATGCTGGTGACCCCGATCCTGTGCATCGCGATGTGGAAGGTCGCCCTGGCGGGTACCCGCAGTGGCGGTGGTGCGCGGGTGCAGTGGCGCTATTTCGGCCTGGTGGGCGGGGTGTCGACGCTGGGCATCTTCCTGCTGGGCTTCTTCACCGATGTCGAGCGGATCAGTTTCCATTGGCCGCTGCCGGGCTACCTGGCGCTGCTGGTGGCCGTGCCGGTGGTCCTCAACGGCTGGCCGCGCTGGCTGCGCCGTACCGGCTGGTGGCTGGCGGCTGCAGGCACCGTGCTGGCCTTTGGCTACTACCTGATGGCGTCCACGCCGGCGCTGCGCGAGCAGATGGCTGGCAGCAAGTATTACCCGCGCAACTTTGCCGGCTGGCAGCCACTGGCCGTAGCGGTGCGCGACGAACTGCGGCAGATGCCGCCGGGCACGCGTGTCCTGGCGGGCAACTTCAAGGTCGGTGCCGAGCTGGGCTTCCAGCTGGGCAATGGTGATATCGAGGTGTTGCCGCATCCGCTCAACGACAAGCATGGGCGGACCGCTCAGCTGGCGCAGTGGGGCCTGCTGCACGAGGGCCCGCGCAGCGCGCCGATGCTGCTGGTGTTGTCACCCAGCGACCAGCGCTACCGCGATCTGCTGGCGCGCTATCACGCCATCTGCGAGCAGGTGGGGCCGCTGCCGGCGCCGCGCGTGGTCAGCAGCGATCATGGTTTCCAGCGGTTCCTGCTGTTCCGGCTGCCGGTGCAGCGCGCGCAGGGGTCATGCGTGACGCCGGCGATGGCCTGGCTGGATGCGCCGTCCAACGGTGAAACGGTCTCCGGAACACTCGCCATCAAGGGCTGGGCATTCAAGGATGGCGTCGGGTTGGCGCGCATCGAAGTGCTGGTCGACGGCCGTCCGATCGGTGATGCCCGTTACGGGCGCGTGTTCGACATCCGCCAGGCCTGGCCGGACAGTACCGACCCGCAGCATCCGGCGGTGGGCTTCGACGCATCGCTGGATACCACCACGCTGGCGCCTGGGCGGCATTGGCTTGGCCTGCGCCTGCACGGGCGCGACGGCAGCGTCGAGGCGTGGCAGGAGCAGCCGTTCGAGGTTCGGTGA